The following proteins come from a genomic window of Microtus ochrogaster isolate Prairie Vole_2 chromosome 7, MicOch1.0, whole genome shotgun sequence:
- the LOC101982657 gene encoding olfactory receptor 15-like, with translation MGVDSNSSSGSFILMGLSEHPELERVFSVAIVFSYLLTLVGNSTIILLSRLDARLHTPMYFFLSNLSSLDLAFTTSSVPQMLKNLWGPDKTISYGGCVTQLYVFLWLGATEGILLVIMAIDRFVAVCWPLHYMTIMNPRLYWLLAAISWLCGLGNSVIQSTFTLQLPFCGHRKIDHFLCEVPAMIKLACGDTSLNEAVLNGVCTFFTAIPLSIILTSYCFIAQAVMKIRSVEGRRKAFNTCLSHLVVVFVFYDSAIYGYLLPPKSSNQDQGKFISLFYCVVAPMLNPLIYTLRNKEVKGALGRLVQKRREAR, from the coding sequence ATGGGGGTGGACAGCAACAGCTCCTCTGGGAGCTTCATTCTGATGGGGTTATCTGAGCATCCTGAGCTGGAGAGGGTCTTTTCTGTAGCCATCGTCTTCTCCTACTTGTTGACCCTGGTTGGGAATTCAACCATCATCCTGCTTTCCCGTCTTGACGCCCggctccacacacccatgtacttcttcctcagcaaCCTCTCTTCCCTGGACCTGGCCTTTACAACTAGTTCAGTCCCCCAAATGCTGAAAAATCTATGGGGGCCAGACAAGACCATCAGCTATGGTGGATGTGTAACTCAGCTCTATGTTTTCCTTTGGCTGGGGGCCACTGAGGGCATATTGCTCGTCATAATGGCAATTGACCGATTTGTGGCAGTTTGCTGGCCCCTGCACTACATGACTATCATGAATCCACGGCTCTACTGGCTGCTGGCTGCTATCAGCTGGCTCTGTGGCTTAGGCAACTCAGTCATTCAGTCAACTTTCACGCTGCAGCTCCCATTTTGTGGACACCGGAAGATAGACCACTTCCTGTGTGAGGTGCCCGCCATGATTAAATTGGCCTGTGGAGACACAAGTCTCAATGAGGCTGTGCTCAATGGTGTCTGTACTTTCTTCACTGCCATCCCACTGAGCATCATCCTGACCTCCTACTGCTTCATTGCTCAGGCAGTGATGAAGATCCGCTCTGTGGAGGGACGACGGAAGGCCTTCAATACATGCCTCTCCCATTTGGTAGTGGTCTTCGTCTTCTATGACTCAGCTATCTATGGGTATCTGCTTCCACCTAAGAGCAGTAATCAGGATCAAGGgaaattcatttctctcttctactGTGTGGTTGCACCCATGTTAAATCCCCTCATCTATActctgagaaacaaagaagtgAAGGGGGCACTGGGAAGGTTGgtgcagaaaagaagagaagccaGATGA